A stretch of Lathyrus oleraceus cultivar Zhongwan6 chromosome 6, CAAS_Psat_ZW6_1.0, whole genome shotgun sequence DNA encodes these proteins:
- the LOC127091744 gene encoding 60S ribosomal protein L4, whose translation MAAARPLVTVQALDSDVATDSPTTLPIPDVMRASIRPDIVNFVHSNISNNSRQPYAVSRGAGHQTSAESWGTGRAVSRIPRVAGGGTHRAGQAAFGNMCRGGRMFAPTRIWRRWHRKINVNQKRYAVVSAIAASAVPSLVLARGHRIEAVPEFPLVVGDSAEGVEKTKEAIKVLKKIGAFPDAEKAKDSHGIRPGKGKMRNRRYISRKGPLIVYSTEGAKAVKAFRNIPGVEIANVERLNLLKLAPGGHLGRFVIWTKSAFEKLDSIYGSFDKGSEKKKGYVLPRAKMTNSDLTRIINSDEVQSVVRPIKKDVKRATLKKNPLKNLNVMLRLNPYAKTAKRMALLAEAERLKSKKEKLDKKRKTISKEEASAIKAAGKAWYNTMVSDSDYTEFDNFSKWLGVSQ comes from the exons ATGGCAGCCGCAAGACCCCTTGTCACCGTCCAGGCACTGGACTCCGACGTGGCCACTGATTCCCCAACCACTCTACCCATTCCCGACGTAATGCGTGCCTCAATCCGCCCTGACATCGTCAATTTCGTCCACTCCAACATATCCAATAACAGTCGCCAACCTTACGCCGTCAGCCGCGGCGCCGGTCACCAAACCTCCGCCGAATCATGGGGAACCGGTCGTGCTGTCTCCCGTATTCCCCGTGTTGCCGGTGGTGGAACTCACCGTGCAGGTCAAGCTGCCTTCGGAAACATGTGTCGCGGTGGTCGTATGTTTGCTCCGACCAGGATCTGGCGCCGATGGCACCGTAAGATCAATGTCAACCAGAAGCGTTATGCAGTCGTTTCGGCCATAGCTGCTTCCGCTGTTCCTTCACTTGTTCTCGCTCGTGGTCACAGGATCGAGGCAGTTCCTGAATTTCCTCTTGTTGTTGGTGATTCCGCCGAAGGAGTTGAGAAAACAAAGGAAGCGATCAAGGTTTTGAAGAAGATCGGAGCTTTTCCCGATGCTGAGAAAGCTAAGGATAGCCATGGAATTCGTCCCGGAAAAGGTAAAATGCGTAACCGTCGATATATTTCTCGTAAAGGACCTTTGATTGTTTACAGTACTGAAGGAGCCAAAGCTGTTAAAGCTTTCAGGAACATTCCTGGTGTTGAAATTGCCAATGTTGAGAGACTTAATCTTTTGAAACTTGCACCTGGTGGACATTTAGGTAGATTTGTTATTTGGACTAAGTCTGCATTCGAGAAACTTGATTCAATTTATGGGTCTTTTGATAAGGGTTCTGAGAAGAAAAAGGGTTATGTTTTACCTAGGGCAAAGATGACTAATTCTGATTTGACTAGGATTATTAACTCTGATGAAGTTCAATCTGTTGTGAGACCTATTAAGAAAGATGTTAAGCGTGCTACTCTTAAGAAGAATCCTCTTAAGAATCTTAATGTTATGCTTAGACTTAATCCTTATGCCAAGACTGCTAAAAGGATGGCTTTACTTGCTGAGGCTGAGCGTCTTAAATCTAAGAAGGAGAAGCTTGATAAGAAGAGGAAGACCATATCTAAG GAGGAAGCTTCTGCCATTAAGGCTGCAGGAAAAGCATGGTACAACACCATGGTTTCAGATTCTGATTACACCGAATTCGACAACTTCTCCAAGTGGTTGGGTGTATCACAGTGA